Within Helicoverpa zea isolate HzStark_Cry1AcR chromosome 17, ilHelZeax1.1, whole genome shotgun sequence, the genomic segment TTATCTAACTTCTTGAAGAAGCTGGTAATATAAATGTTGTCAAAGTTGATGCTGGTCAGATACATGTCGTGGTACGTAACCGCTGCCATCACGATGCGTAGAAACAGTAACGCCATGAACACGTTCAGCGTGATGATCACTAATTCCATGATGTTGTGCTTCTCTTCGAACGAGTGGAGCACACGCTCGCCAGTTTCTTTGGCATCCTGGATGTAGATGATAGGGAGTTTATAGAGTGGAAGATGTTAGGGAGATTTTGAATGTATGTGCTGTGATAACTAAGCAAGCCAAGCCTTCCTGATAAGTGGGTTTGTAGAAGATAGTGCAAAAGCAATTCGGCAATAGGAGCAATAGAAGCTCATTGGTAGGTCTGTCTGTTCATTCATGACTCTGAAACAGCAATGCAAACCAATATCTCTAACACGGTACCTAAAAATATCTCTAATAACTATTGTGCCTCTAAGATCTATAAAGATGCATGGATTAGGTAATTACTGTCTACCTGATAATCATACAATTTGCGatgaaactttattttatatttgagatGAATATCATCCATATTCTCGCTTAGTGTCTGTTTTGCGTTTTCCAAAGTCGCAAAACCGTCTCCCACTCCATCACCAATCTGAAATATCAAtctgaaatattaaagttatcACTAGTCTGTCTACATATACGTATAAATATTGGACACCaaagtcattatttattttatatggaaCTACGAAGTCGAAGTGTTCTAGTAGGATTATCTATCCCACATtcccagtctaactaagggccggggtattgggttgcccgggtaaatgggttgaggaggtcagatagggtagttgttccttataaaacactggtacctacccagctgcatccggttagattggaagccgaccacaacatagttggaaaaaggctcgggagatgatgatatctATCCCACATTGCTTGACCCTGGTTTCAAACCCATGCTTATCAACGAACAATCTTTATTAATTTCGAAAATAGAATATCAAATCACTTGTCACCTGTTTCCTACTATTACAGGTGTCACTATCGTGGAAGATCTGCATAAAGTTGCAAATGTTCTGCAACCGGAGTGGCCAGCATAGCATCCAGGATGTCGACGGCGGCGCGGTATAGTAGCAGTTCTCATAGGCCAAGGCAAAGGCCTCGATGCACACAGCCGACGCTTGCGTCAGCTTGTAATAACATCTGTACTCCAACTTCTTTTCGTAAACGCTTTGGTAATAGTCACCCATTGACTTTACCGGTATTTTACTAAAAGACAAAAGGAAAGGCTGTTTGGAAAGATGAAATCAagttagagaaaaaaaaaatgtgatgaaATATTCGATATCTCCAGGTTTATCCACGCTCTAGGTTAGTTCTAGGTAGGAGACACCAAGAAATTACTTTTGCCTAAAAATATTCCCTAAACATACGGAAATTTCTTCATACCGTTATATTATGATGATACTAACTGATACTTGGCTTCGATATTGTCGGAGCGCATGTCATTTCTCATCAACGTGTCCAGGCTGTTACTCTGGTCTCGATATGTCTGAACTTCAGTATAATCGCACACTTCATGCTCTATCGGAGTTACTATCCCACGGAACGATCTAAAAATGGAATGAAATCAATGAGTAAGACATGGAGATTTAAATTAAACGGACATCATGCATTGTTTTTCGATTGCAAGGCAAGTTATAGATGAAATCTGCGATATCTGCCTAGTGAAGTAATACATTAAATGTAGCAAGTTTTCAGAAAACCTtgttaaaatgttgtaaaatattaattcaagtTTGCCTTACTATAATTAGAAAACGTTTAAACTATCGTCAATTTAGATATAATGGGATCGGCCAAGCTTATTTACTCTGCGACAGAGTAGATCTGTCTAgacataagtaggtactcttTATGTAGTGGCGTTGGCATAAAAAATAGAGAAATGCATGAAACATTTGTTGGACAGTGGTAGGCACTAATCACGACTGACCCCTGGCTGTCAAATGCAGCGATACACAAGAGAATGTCACACGCATGGCTTGTCGTACGATACGGGTAGTTATACCGGTTGAAGGCTAGGCTTTATAacttagtaacaaaataaaataggcgttttttttttaagttagctTGGCTAATTTATCCCTTATATATAACGATTACATTTTGCTTAAGTCTTACTTAAAGAGGGGCTATAGATAGACCTACTTTCTACCCAATAAACATTCCAAACTCTTGGTCAGCTATTATGGAAAACTAAAGGGACTGCTCAACTCAGGATTGCGCTAGTTTGTACAGATTTTATTTCTATGTCTGTATATTTGACAtaatctatgtaggtatgttcttTAGCTAGAACTTAAAAATCTGACAATCCAAATCCAACCTTAACGCGTCCTTCATTTGGTTCATATCACGTTCTAAACTGAGCGCAGTTTTCTTGAAAGGTCCCGCCATCACGCTGTATCTCTCTTTAGTCAGGTTGAAAGACAGCTGTGTGCTGCACGCGAATACTCGCACCACTTCTCTTGCGTTCAGGCCCATGTTTGTGATTGGCCCTAAGGATAAATACAATGGGGATTACTAGAACCTAAATATTACAGCAGGTCAAGAGAGTAATAAAGAGCCCTATATTCGCCAGTCGACGGAAAAGGCTGATATGAAAACGAAGACTGATGAATTAACAATCGCACGTTTTGATAGGTTCCATCCACAGGCTACTTGaccaattgcattttttttttcttgaaataaaaataactttgaccCTGTAAATgcacaattaatttaaattttctgGTTTAATAAAGAACTGTTCTCTCACCAGCCACAACATAAGTCAAAACGACTGCCTTTAAAACTCCTCGTCCAGCCTTCCCGCAGTACATCGGGAATATAAGCAGACATATACATCTTATTTGTATCGATAAAGCGTTACCTATACCTAGAAGAATATAGTCCATAGTTATCAATCACAATCTAGAAAAATCCGCTAAACAGGAAAGTGCTAACAGATATGAAGAGCCCAGCAGCTGTTTACCTAGCTATAAACTAACTTTAGGCGGacttttcttttgaaaattagGTATATTGACTTTACTCCATTCAAAAAATGCTCATTTATAAGTAgtaataagtaattttttattgactttttaGGGACTTGGGCGTGTGCCTTAGCGAAGAAACCATTTATATGTAGGGGAGATGTAGGTAATGGGGATCACTTAAgagagaattgaaataaaaccatatctattaatcatttatttattgttttgctCTTATAATGAACTTTACTTATTTTACTAACAATTGAGATCAACTTAATCAATTTGGCTTATTAATTTTGGAATAAtaaaggtttaaaaaaatatttgtttgatcaCCATTGTCAACATCGGTTGGCAATGGTGGTCAGCATGTGGACATTAGTGATCAACACGTATCGCACACATAATTCTGAGCAGAGTCCCACCCAGTGCAGTCGGCATGAGCCCAAAGCTCTCAAGAAGTGCACCGGTACCATATTTCGCGGTCTCGTCCAAATTTGCCACATACAATATACATGTTACCAGCGCCTTGGCATAACTCGTCCGTATTTACGTCTGACATCGAAGTATCATTCGAATCCTGAAGAATTTTCTTCTTAACCTTCTCAACATTGCTCTTCTGTGGCTTGCTTTCTTTCCCACTCCTTTTCCCTTGCCTTTTAAAGCTTTAGCCTACCTCTTATTTTCCACATGATTCCAATTGTATACATGGGCGAAAAGGAGAAAAAAATCCTCACAAAAAAAGTAACAGACACAACAACAAtctgatttttttattacaatctcAAATGTTACGATTATTACATACtaacttccgccagcggcttcgcccgcgtggtatgttgataaaaagtattagTATTAgcttatgtgttaatccagggtatcacctatctacataccaaatttcaatcaaatcggtccagccgtttttgcgtgattgaataacaaacatacatccatacattctcacaaactttcacatttataagtaGGACTACACGTACGGAAAAAAAAGCGTAGTAATTTAAGACTTACCTTCAAATGTCGAACTTAAAAAATTAGAACAAAATGGTGCAAAATATTCTCACAGCTGTTTCTCACTAGGGCGTCGCGCGATGATTTGAGTCCCCTACCCGCGCCCGGGAATGTCTAAAGCTAGCGCGTGGGTATGTTAGAATCACTTGGTTGCGTtcgtattttgttattatgtgGTGACCACCATTGCCAACTGACTCCGATTGCATACATCTCCCCTAAGCATCAGTAGACGGGATTTGAATATACTGCAAGAACGATACATAATAAACTTACCAAGTAATAAACTTATAACTAATGATAGTGTAAATCCTGTATTATTAGGAAAAGGTATCCTCTTCAACAAATAGTAATAATATGCTTGGCCCAATAAAAATCCACATATAAAACTGGTGCATCTCAAATTTCTTTTTTGATTACAATCTGAGAAGAATAATCTGTACAATGGAGGacatagaaaacaaaaacatcttCCTAGGAATCGTAACGTGCGcaaacacatttataaataagtgcaaaataaatattattgttgtgGAATGTGTTGACAATTGTATTTCTTATCTGTAGATGCTGATAaggagttgttttttttatattctgagTCAAAGTTTGCACCATAGAGGCTTTTGCACTTTTTGCACGTAGGTGTAGAGAATGGAGGtttcttttcaatttttttttcacaagaaAGCTCGATGTTTTCTGCAAAGAATTCTGTAGATCGCAATCATATAATTTCGTACTGTTTTAATATCGTAAATAAGATCCTAAAACCATACGTCCAACTGTCCCTTACGAAAATATTAGCCACTGCAACGCAGTGCGCTCAGATGACTCAATAATTCCATAATAgaaagctaaataaaacaacatgtaAATGTATAATCAAATTTATTTTCGATCATTGTTTAGTATAATTAGTCTTATCAAATTCAATACGTCTTGTATAGAGAACCTAGGTACTTACTGAGATGAGTTTAAAGAAAGTGCCTCAAGCAATCAACAGTAGCATTTCGAATGccaatttacaataaattaacgaATTGCTAATCCCGCGACTAACCTCTATTAAACTTCAACACATTTCAACAAAATTttgctatttatttaatgaaaatgctgTTCTGTTACATATATACTTGTGTAAATATAAATGCTATATTTCGTACATAACAAGGGTTCACTTGTGGACAACATTATCTTAGTTATTGCTTTTCAATATCAATCGGGACAACCGTGctcttaaatataaataaaacaaagtcattaagttatatttaaaattaagtagctCTTAGACCAGTTACAAAACTCCTACAGATCACATTGACGATACAATTTAGTGTACAACATGCCAGGCGGGAGCGACTATGCGTAGCAATAATAGCTTAAAGCATAGCTTTAGTGAACATCTATACATAATCTTATATCTTAAGATAAACAAGTCTTATGCCAATTGCATTAACCAACAAAAACTAAGGCGAATtcaagacaaaaaaataataattaaatagatgAAATGACGTATGTACTTCGTGATATTTTTGGCGATAATGTCAATTTGACACTTTTTACCTATAAAACGATAGTGAAAAATAATCTGGGACTCCCAATATGACTATTCAGTtcaaataacatagttcgtatTACAAAGTGAACCCAATCTCTTGTCCCTATACGTAAGGCGAACTAACACGACTGCGACAAGACATGCGTGCGAATTTAAGCGCTAAATACTGTCGTTATGAAAACTATTATAActcgactaaataaaaaagtctACACTTAATCTTATCGGTAGTTGATTCAGATGACTATCTCATGTGTTCGTATCATAAAAGCTTTTGACacataacatcaaaatattatacaacCAAATTAAGAACAACACATATCTCAAAGTGTAGTCCTGCAAAATTACGACTATTCAATTCAATCAACTTATAATTTCTACCGACAACTTTATCGCGCAAATGTGGAACCACATGCTGTCACTGTCATGCTAGTTGTGAAAGGAAGTTGTGCGAGCGAGACAAGTCAAGCGGGTTGGAACGAGTGGTGTAGGTGACGAGCGTTACGCGAGCGCGATGGGCGGGTCTTCGTCGTCGTGTTCGGTTATCATCGGCTCCGGCTTGTCGTCCACTTCGGGAACTTCCAGGATTTTAGGTCCGTACAGCAGCAGGTATGCGCAGTGCCAGTCACCTGGGAGTAGGAAATTGAGgggaagttaaaaaaaaatatgattgagGAGAACCAGGGAGTTTCAGGAACACTGTAAAATCATAGTTATTTGAAGTTATCGGCATTTACAGTAAAAAGTAACCCGAAAAACGAACGTACGAGGCGAAAATTACTGTAATCACAAAACAGAACTCGTTACGAAATTTTAGTTTTCTGGCCGTAAttcaatattgttattgtttaggTTGGTGGGGATAAACTCGATGTAGTAGGGAACATTTTGAACCGCATCATGACGCTTAACTTGACGCTGCAACGTTGCCTAGTTTCCTGCAACTTTAGTACTGCAGATGctgagaaacatttttttgccaTTTGCTCTCTAGTGTATTCAAGCCGACGTCACGGCTCGAGTAGCCGCGCAGAAAACAATTCTAGGTATCGGCGGGCGCCGGGGGTGAGGGAGGGACATAAGCGTGGACTAGGGATTGGAATTCAGCTGAGGAACGACATTGAGCTTAGTAAAAAATGTACCCACCTCCGCCGCTGAGCTTGAGCACCTCATCCTCGGTGACGGGCGTGACGGCGTCGTCGTCGCAGCGCAGCCACGCGTCGCCGCGCGACACCCACGCCACGTAGTGCCCCGACGACGACGAGCGGCCGCGGTGTGTCAGCACCGCCTGCAGACGGTAGTAGCCGCTGTTGTTGCTGCCTACGTCTGTgggaataagaaaaaaaaattgtaaatgatGAGGAAAATATCACCATCCAACTATGCTGATGAGTATCAATGTCTTACATAAGACTACCTATGTATgctatatgtgaaaaatatGTGAAAACAGCATTCAAACATCTCTTGAAATACAATGGCAACTTTGAGAACAAAGATGCTGGATTACTAAAACAtttcctagccttttcctaattaTGTCTGGCTCAGTTTTTAGTCTACACAGCCTGTTTTACATGGGAGCTGTCAGCTGATGGAGCAACTTCCAATTTGAACTAATCAGTCCAGTTAACTGGGTGCTCAATTTCTCCATAAGAcatttgtcagactttctggcttttacCTAAACCAATAAAATCCGGAAAAAAACAATTGTGGATGAATACAATAATATATAAGTTTTACCATTAGGGAACCAGTAAGGGATGGATCTCGTTGGGTCCTTCTTCTTAACGTCCTTTGTACTGTCGCCGTGGTTCTTAGAACTTAACGATGTCTCCACTGTCGCGTCCTCGTATTCCTGTAAGATTAATAGAAAAACGATTTGGCTTGATATTTTGAGAAATTGTGTAaatgatgaaaagaaaaaaggatgtttaaatattgaaaatattaacaTCACCTTAATGataaaagtcatttaaaattgCCAGTGTAATCGATTGaagtaaatgaaaaattatacctGATGTGGATGAAACTCTATTAGGCTTTGAAGCTACAACTGACCcgaatttttatacatatataggaTAGAACCTGAGCAATATAATAATAGGCAACTTTTTAACGGAGATCTAGCAGTACTGCAGTTCCTTTATTACGTCGGTGGAAACTGCGGGGAACTGGTAGTGCTACTTTTAATACAGATTACAAATCTGACCTTAAACTTATTCCTCATGGGCATGAGCCTCTCCTGCAGCTCGGGCGAGCACAGCTCGTAGACGTCGAGCTCGAGCGGGAACTTCACGTCCTTCAGGATCTTGGCGTTGATGGACTCCTTCTCCTTGTAGTAGAAGCGCACGAACTGCACCGTCAGGTACGCAGGGAGACGGCTGATTTTGCTCTGAAAACCAATACATTTTGGTTATATGCACATGAAACTTGAAtatgtgaataaaaaataaactcgtTTCTAACTGTCCATGTCAAAATTACGAGTATTAGTATGAGTACGATCTAACGATtgtataatacaattttataattatttgctAAGATTTTCTGTGGTAAAAAACTGCTGCCTGCTTACAGTTGGAGAGCGACGCTCCAGTGCTATGAATCGGTGAAAAATAGCATACAATGTCGGTGAAAGAACCTTAAAAATCGAATCCAATTTATTCAAATTTCTCTGTTTCTCCTTACCGCAGCGTCGCTCGATTTCTATGTACTTCTATTCTTAATGATATCTATTAACTTACGGTTTTTGTGTAGATCGCGTCTCTGCCAAGGGTTTGTGACATTTTTGTGATTTGCTCTGACATTTTCtgtaaaggtaaaaaaaaaaattataataagacaaatCTCCTTCACATTTCATTAGCAGTTAACTGCAGaagtaataataaattctttatcTGCCTTTTTTGACTGATCCAAAGTGTCGTTATGTTGCAATCttgttctctttttaaaaaaaaatatatactcttTTTTATGATAATGATGTATCCATCCTATATCCCATAAACTCTCAACTCACAGATCTGAGCCCCGACTGCAGATACTTGACGTCCTGCGAGATGAAGCAGGAGAGCTGCAGGAAGGTCTCGGTGGTGCGGGACGGCGCCTCCTCCGCCTCCGCGCACACCAGCTCCACGTCCAGAGTGCCGCCGAAGTACTGCTCGATCACTGTCGACCTGGGTAACATGGtcattttgttacaaaacttatttttaatcgAGTTAAGTCTAGTGTCAATAGAGAAGTGAAATGAAATACAAACGTATGTAGTTAAAAATAGGtacttcaaaattatattaaaatgacTATGTTGGGATTGATTTTCCAGAATTATTTATGATGCTAGTAGTatgcaaatgaaataaaaatgtagttgTCGAAAAGCAGAAAGATTTATGTGGTTACGCAACAAAATTTCGAGCACAAGTCCGAGTATGTGTCCTTCCTTTCCCCCGCCACCAGCACCAGAACACTCGCGCAATATTCAACCCGCCACGCGCAATATTAAGTGATGACAAAAAGTTTGAGGAGAAGTATACCTGTTAGAGGGCTGGTTGGGCGCGGCGGGCAGGCGGGCCTGCAGCGCGCGGATGATCTCGGCCCAGCACTCGGAGGCGTCCTGCTGCGCCAGGCCGCCGGCGGGCCCGCGCTCGGCGAAGCGCGGCGCCGTGGCGTGCAGCGCGCGCAGCAGCTTGGCGGCCGCGCCCGCgcacgcgcccgcgccgccgccctccAGCGCCGCCAGCGTGTCGCTCAGCGCCGCCGTCAGctcgcccgccgcgccgccgccggacGCTACACAAAACATTATGTTACTTGTATTACACAATACTAGATAGACTCCGAAACTATATCGAAGCGATTTGGAAAGCTATTTCAGTGTTGGGAAGCTTTACTAtgtagtccccaggccggcgaacaaatttttttgatacatatacatttaagactttgtgagtgccttccttacgatgagtccgacaaacttttcgaatgcgcaaattttggtgccgctgcgttttttaatgcttgactcctgaaattgtcgatatgacgtcactatggctcttcgtacatacacgtttcatcttttgagattcgtttaataaagttaactagagaatg encodes:
- the LOC124638477 gene encoding protein sneaky-like, whose amino-acid sequence is MCLRTLRFLGRCFCFLCPPLYRLFFSDCNQKRNLRCTSFICGFLLGQAYYYYLLKRIPFPNNTGFTLSLVISLLLGIGNALSIQIRCICLLIFPMYCGKAGRGVLKAVVLTYVVAGPITNMGLNAREVVRVFACSTQLSFNLTKERYSVMAGPFKKTALSLERDMNQMKDALRLDLDCQIFKSFRGIVTPIEHEVCDYTEVQTYRDQSNSLDTLMRNDMRSDNIEAKYHKIPVKSMGDYYQSVYEKKLEYRCYYKLTQASAVCIEAFALAYENCYYTAPPSTSWMLCWPLRLQNICNFMQIFHDSDTCNSRKQIGDGVGDGFATLENAKQTLSENMDDIHLKYKIKFHRKLYDYQDAKETGERVLHSFEEKHNIMELVIITLNVFMALLFLRIVMAAVTYHDMYLTSINFDNIYITSFFKKLDKKRKKKHAVTLLPLKKMERNKYIDVHSLSYITSQHGKLVTQILKVMLEVVTATTFVMLDRLFFEALDVVRQHAQSDVVSQGTQDLKIEVEGTGFLASLLRRLVSNLSSAPGYKRAVSNRLCIPHPRAMPPIYFLKIYGGYVWILLLLYVNPYTLRLRRLICSYFYPCREKQRVLHLYNDILKKRMKMEKTLRRKAVQAVRAHYLSGENLLSLRMKFPYMLGWLDALPAARMTCLICGETKPRPGQRSSGRWHCCSVPNCPFVYCAECWQEAGSRCLACDPSLNELSDVDSLSDDDQPRY
- the LOC124638213 gene encoding ubiquitin carboxyl-terminal hydrolase 14, whose translation is MPKVSVKVKWGKEMYPGVEVNTDDDPVVFKAQIFALTGVQPERQKVVCKGVTLRDDSWANFKLTNNALVLVMGSKEEDVPAAPVEQTRFVEDMNESELATALDLPEGLINLGNTCYMNATVQCLKTVPELKNALLSYDKSSGGGAAGELTAALSDTLAALEGGGAGACAGAAAKLLRALHATAPRFAERGPAGGLAQQDASECWAEIIRALQARLPAAPNQPSNRSTVIEQYFGGTLDVELVCAEAEEAPSRTTETFLQLSCFISQDVKYLQSGLRSKMSEQITKMSQTLGRDAIYTKTSKISRLPAYLTVQFVRFYYKEKESINAKILKDVKFPLELDVYELCSPELQERLMPMRNKFKEYEDATVETSLSSKNHGDSTKDVKKKDPTRSIPYWFPNDVGSNNSGYYRLQAVLTHRGRSSSSGHYVAWVSRGDAWLRCDDDAVTPVTEDEVLKLSGGGDWHCAYLLLYGPKILEVPEVDDKPEPMITEHDDEDPPIALA